From Hermetia illucens chromosome 6, iHerIll2.2.curated.20191125, whole genome shotgun sequence, one genomic window encodes:
- the LOC119659994 gene encoding G protein-activated inward rectifier potassium channel 3-like, translating to MNLVGVKVNDGSDSPGRQDEQALLNGNWQPPVLNGPSSIPSPGTYYEPLKASDGSLVKRNRTLRPGSYKRYRKRAIFKNGDCNVTQAKLGGHRLRFLQDPFTTLVDLQWRWTLLIFTLSFFLSWLGFAVIWWLIAITHLDLEEAHLPALQADSGWTPCVLNIKDFTSCFLYSIETQTTIGYGVRTVTEECPEAIFMVCFQSIFGMMQTAFMVGFVFAKMTRAKQRTQTLLFSRRAVVCQRDADLYLMFRVGDMRKSHIIGANIRAQLIRPKTTKEGEVATIHQTELEVGTDDCGSDLLFIWPMIVTHKIDENSPFYNMTAYDFYYDKFEIVVILEGTVESTGQSTQARSSYLSNEILWGHRFDPVVSYNKDKQAYEIDYSRFNETTMVDTPLCSAKELECFKGSIGTPEETTFAVRQQSFAPSES from the exons ATGAATTTAGTAGGCGTGAAAGTAAATGATGGATCAGATTCACCAGGTCGACAGGACGAACAAGCACTTCTCAATGGAAATTGGCAACCACCAGTTCTGAATGGACCCTCGTCGATTCCGTCTCCTGGGACGTACTATGAACCATTGAAAGCTTCAGATGGCTCCTTGGTGAAGAG GAACCGAACACTACGGCCTGGTAGCTACAAGCGTTACCGCAAACGAGCTATTTTCAAAAATGGGGACTGCAATGTTACTCAAGCGAAGCTAGGTGGACACCGACTAAGATTCCTTCAGGATCCTTTCACAACACTGGTCGACTTACAATGGCGCTGGACTCTGCTCATCTTCACACTAAGTTTCTTCCTGTCGTGGTTGGGATTCGCTGTCATTTGGTGGTTGATCGCTATAACTCATTTGGATCTGGAAGAAGCCCATTTACCTGCACTACAAG ccGACTCTGGTTGGACCCCATGTGTCCTGAACATTAAGGATTTCACTTCATGCTTCCTATACTCCATTGAAACACAAAcgacaataggttacggtgtccGGACAGTGACGGAGGAATGTCCGGAAGCGATTTTCATGGTGTGTTTCCAATCTATATTTGGCATGATGCAAACAGCCTTCATGGTTGGTTTTGTGTTTGCGAAAATGACCCGAGCCAAGCAGCGCACGCAAACCCTTCTCTTCTCCCGTCGGGCAGTTGTATGCCAAAGGGATGCCGATCTTTATTTAATGTTCCGAGTCGGTGACATGCGGAAGAGCCACATAATCGGAGCTAATATTCGTGCTCAACTTATCAGACCAAAGACAACAAAGGAGGGTGAAGTGGCCACTATCCATCAGACGGAGTTGGAAGTTGGTACTGATGACTGTGGCTCAGATTTGCTGTTTATTTGGCCAATGATCGTAACacataaaatcgatgaaaactcGCCCTTCTACAACATGACCGCATACGACTTCTATTATGATAAATTCGAAATTGTGGTGATTCTGGAAGGCACAGTTGAATCGACAGGACAAAGTACTCAGGCCAGGTCGAGCTATTTGAGTAACGAGATCCTGTGGGGCCATCGTTTTGATCCGGTTGTAAGTTACAATAAGGATAAGCAAGCATATGAAATAGATTATTCGAGATTTAATGAAACCACAATGGTAGACACACCTCTATGCAGTGCGAAGGAACTGGAGTGTTTCAAAGGAAGCATAGGTACTCCAG AGGAAACAACATTTGCTGTTCGGCAACAATCGTTCGCTCCATCTGAATCTTAG